In the genome of Candidatus Paceibacterota bacterium, one region contains:
- a CDS encoding SWIB/MDM2 domain-containing protein, which produces MPKANSAFMKPMTLSPELEAVVGKGPMPRSEVVKKLWVYIKGKNLQDPNDKRTINNDENLKKIFDGKATIGMMQMAKHISKHVS; this is translated from the coding sequence ATGCCAAAAGCAAATTCTGCATTCATGAAGCCTATGACTTTGAGCCCTGAACTCGAGGCTGTGGTCGGTAAAGGACCGATGCCTCGTTCGGAAGTAGTAAAAAAACTCTGGGTATACATCAAAGGTAAGAACCTTCAGGACCCAAATGATAAAAGAACCATCAATAACGACGAAAATTTGAAAAAAATATTCGACGGCAAGGCAACCATCGGCATGATGCAGATGGCTAAGCACATCTCTAAACACGTTTCCTAA
- a CDS encoding rhodanese-like domain-containing protein: MYKVILFYKFVDIRCPQDLMKAQRELCEYLNLKGRILIAEEGINGTLEGTEENINGYMEILKDGKMEGWELFKNMSFKESEGNGKAFTRLQVVVKPEVVTMGAGKFDIKNETAPTVTADELHEMYMKKEKGEEDFVILDLRNDYEINVGKFDGTVNDELGFSLQNFRDLPNRMEKLKDLKNKKVVTVCTGDIRCEKATCLLKREGFQDLYHLQDGIHSYMQKFPAKRFKGSLFVFDNRMTTPVVDSPFREIIGRCVYCASLCEDFYSNDTVRPSRKVICCPKCAEAHSSELRKCVA; encoded by the coding sequence ATGTATAAAGTGATTCTTTTCTATAAATTTGTGGACATCAGATGTCCACAAGATTTGATGAAAGCACAGAGAGAGCTTTGTGAGTATTTGAATTTGAAAGGTAGGATCTTGATTGCGGAAGAAGGAATAAACGGTACGTTGGAGGGAACGGAAGAGAATATAAATGGGTACATGGAAATATTGAAAGATGGAAAAATGGAAGGATGGGAGTTATTTAAAAACATGAGTTTTAAAGAGAGTGAGGGGAATGGGAAGGCGTTTACGAGATTGCAGGTAGTAGTGAAGCCTGAGGTAGTCACTATGGGTGCAGGCAAATTTGATATCAAAAACGAAACCGCCCCCACTGTCACGGCCGATGAGCTCCACGAAATGTATATGAAAAAAGAAAAAGGAGAGGAGGATTTTGTGATACTAGACTTGCGTAATGATTATGAAATAAATGTTGGTAAGTTTGACGGGACAGTGAACGATGAACTTGGTTTTAGCCTTCAGAATTTTCGGGATCTACCAAATAGGATGGAAAAGCTAAAAGACTTAAAAAATAAAAAAGTGGTGACAGTATGCACGGGTGATATCAGGTGTGAGAAGGCGACCTGTCTATTAAAGAGGGAAGGTTTCCAAGATCTTTATCACTTGCAAGATGGGATACACTCATATATGCAAAAATTTCCAGCTAAAAGGTTTAAAGGCTCTCTTTTTGTTTTCGATAATCGCATGACGACACCGGTAGTCGATTCTCCTTTTAGAGAAATTATTGGCAGGTGTGTTTATTGTGCTTCTTTGTGCGAAGACTTCTATAGTAATGACACTGTTCGCCCCTCTCGCAAAGTCATATGCTGTCCTAAGTGTGCCGAGGCACATTCCTCTGAATTAAGAAAATGTGTGGCTTAG
- a CDS encoding DEAD/DEAH box helicase — MYKKTFDRRGPRKPSFNNRGRFSGTKNAGRSQYIDPSKFINKAVITEETDHFVPEHKFADFLIEESLKNAVIEKGYVLPTPIQDRAIPHALKGSDVVGIANTGTGKTAAFLIPLINKVLKNKDEKILVIVPTRELAVQINSELKGFTKDMKIFSACCYGGAPIGGQIRDLKYYNNFVIGTPGRLKDLINRNCINLRSFKTIVLDEADRMLDMGFVNDIREVVAVMPKDRQSLFFSATLSPTIEKLIGEFLKDPVRISVKTRDTAKNVDQDVVRIKSGENKIDVLHKLLSQPEFTKVLIFGKTKHGVEKLSKTLFSLGLKTESIHGNKNQSKRQKALELFKGDHIQALIATDVAARGLDISDVSHVINFDIPATYDDYVHRIGRTGRGNKKGKALTFLE, encoded by the coding sequence ATGTATAAAAAAACTTTTGACAGAAGAGGTCCGAGAAAACCCTCATTTAATAATAGAGGTAGGTTTTCTGGTACCAAAAATGCTGGGCGGAGCCAATATATCGATCCATCTAAATTTATAAATAAAGCCGTCATCACAGAAGAGACTGATCATTTTGTGCCGGAACACAAATTTGCAGATTTTCTAATAGAAGAAAGTTTGAAAAATGCTGTCATAGAAAAAGGCTATGTCCTTCCGACCCCGATTCAAGATAGAGCTATTCCACATGCTCTCAAAGGCTCTGATGTGGTCGGTATCGCCAACACTGGTACTGGTAAAACGGCGGCTTTCCTCATCCCGCTCATAAACAAAGTCTTAAAAAATAAAGACGAGAAAATACTTGTCATCGTGCCGACCCGTGAACTGGCTGTGCAGATAAATAGCGAACTGAAAGGATTTACAAAAGATATGAAAATATTTTCAGCTTGTTGCTATGGTGGTGCGCCGATAGGAGGCCAAATCAGAGATTTGAAATATTACAACAACTTTGTAATTGGTACGCCGGGAAGATTGAAAGATTTAATAAATAGGAATTGTATTAATCTACGTTCCTTTAAAACTATTGTGCTAGATGAAGCTGATCGTATGCTCGATATGGGTTTCGTAAATGACATAAGAGAAGTAGTAGCCGTGATGCCAAAAGATAGACAAAGTCTTTTCTTCTCAGCTACCCTTTCTCCGACGATCGAGAAACTTATCGGTGAATTTTTGAAAGATCCTGTTCGGATTTCGGTCAAAACTCGTGATACTGCTAAAAATGTCGACCAGGATGTGGTCAGAATAAAAAGCGGTGAAAACAAAATAGACGTTCTTCATAAACTCCTGTCACAACCGGAATTTACTAAAGTCTTGATCTTCGGAAAAACTAAGCATGGTGTAGAAAAACTTTCAAAAACACTTTTTTCTCTCGGTCTGAAAACAGAATCGATCCATGGAAATAAAAATCAATCTAAGAGGCAGAAAGCTCTGGAGCTTTTCAAGGGTGACCATATCCAAGCTCTCATAGCGACCGATGTGGCCGCTCGCGGGCTCGATATTAGTGATGTTTCTCACGTCATCAATTTCGACATCCCAGCCACTTACGACGACTATGTCCACCGCATCGGCCGTACTGGCCGTGGCAACAAAAAAGGCAAAGCCCTTACCTTTTTGGAATAG